A single genomic interval of Picosynechococcus sp. PCC 7003 harbors:
- a CDS encoding DUF2996 domain-containing protein, translating into MAETTDPKSKAAPAAKKKEKPPAIEEKPFGEFIENHFLPELQTTLKENGIGDMGLKFIETNIPIKGLESQVCWQLQGSWLNNKRQFILYFIDADIKGQKAWSFATDGSPHSTLESFMIDERRVNLPLMVGYVLQRLNGQKWLVLN; encoded by the coding sequence ATGGCAGAAACAACCGATCCCAAATCCAAAGCAGCCCCCGCCGCGAAAAAAAAGGAAAAGCCCCCCGCTATAGAAGAAAAACCCTTTGGGGAGTTTATTGAAAATCATTTTCTCCCGGAGCTACAAACTACCCTCAAGGAAAATGGCATCGGGGACATGGGTCTCAAGTTTATCGAAACGAATATTCCGATCAAGGGTTTAGAGTCCCAAGTCTGTTGGCAGCTTCAAGGGAGTTGGCTCAATAACAAGCGGCAATTTATCCTCTATTTCATTGATGCAGACATCAAAGGCCAAAAGGCTTGGTCTTTTGCGACGGATGGGTCCCCCCACAGTACCCTAGAGTCTTTCATGATCGATGAACGTCGGGTCAATCTCCCCTTGATGGTCGGCTATGTGCTCCAGCGGCTCAATGGCCAGAAGTGGCTAGTCCTCAACTAG
- the larB gene encoding nickel pincer cofactor biosynthesis protein LarB, with protein sequence MSDPEALKQLLEAVAQGVVSPHNALIELKYLTFEAVGDFAKIDHHRQLRTGFPEVIWGPGKTPDHIAQIMRAMGDRHPIVMATRIDVETYHQLQPKVHNLTYFPEARICALIQEPPQVRHRGTISILTAGTADLPVAEEAAVTAELSGFAVNRLWDVGVAGIHRLLSHRHVIEQADVLITVAGMEGALPSVVAGLADCPVIAVPTSVGYGVSFGGVSALLTMLNSCAAGIGVMNIDNGFGAAILAGQILRTAAKLR encoded by the coding sequence ATGAGCGATCCTGAGGCCCTCAAACAGTTACTTGAAGCGGTGGCCCAGGGGGTAGTCAGTCCCCACAATGCTTTGATAGAGCTTAAGTACCTGACCTTCGAAGCGGTGGGTGACTTTGCAAAAATTGACCACCACCGTCAATTGCGCACGGGCTTTCCGGAAGTGATCTGGGGGCCTGGTAAAACACCGGATCACATTGCCCAGATTATGCGAGCGATGGGCGATCGCCACCCGATTGTCATGGCGACGCGCATTGATGTGGAGACCTATCATCAACTACAGCCCAAGGTGCATAACCTCACCTATTTTCCTGAAGCGCGTATCTGTGCCCTCATTCAGGAACCGCCCCAGGTGCGCCATCGGGGGACTATTTCGATTTTGACCGCCGGTACCGCCGATTTACCCGTGGCCGAAGAAGCTGCTGTCACTGCAGAGTTATCGGGCTTTGCGGTCAACCGTCTTTGGGATGTGGGCGTGGCGGGGATCCATCGCCTTTTGAGCCATCGCCATGTGATCGAACAAGCGGATGTGTTGATTACGGTGGCGGGCATGGAGGGGGCTTTGCCTAGCGTGGTGGCGGGTCTTGCCGATTGCCCTGTGATTGCGGTGCCCACCAGTGTTGGCTATGGGGTGAGTTTCGGGGGGGTATCTGCCCTCCTGACCATGCTCAATTCCTGTGCGGCAGGTATCGGTGTGATGAATATTGATAATGGCTTTGGGGCGGCAATCTTGGCGGGACAAATTCTGCGGACAGCGGCGAAATTGCGCTAG
- the ftsH4 gene encoding ATP-dependent zinc metalloprotease FtsH4 — protein MSIKDNPPSRTRQIGSILLWLTGLFFLVNAFFPNLFGDPTPQVPYSLFINQVEDGQVARASVGDREIRYQLKAEGEEQQGTILRTTPIFDLDLPKRLEASGVEFAAPPPKNNFFGNILGWVIPPIIFVLIWQFFIGRSAGGAGGAGGALSFTRSKAKVYVEEEATKITFDDVAGVEEAKTELTEIVEFLKTPQRYTAIGAKIPKGVLLVGPPGTGKTLMAKAVAGEAGVPFFSISGSEFVELFVGAGAARVRDLFEQAKKKAPCIIFIDELDAIGKSRASGGMMGGNDEREQTLNQLLTEMDGFSVGDATVIVLAATNRPETLDPALLRPGRFDRQVLVDRPDLGGRLKILEIYANKVQLDNEVNLKEIATRTPGFAGADLANLVNEAALLAARNKREKVTQADFSEAIERVVAGLEKKSRVLSDKEKKIVAYHEVGHALVGALLPGGGRVAKISIVPRGMAALGYTLQMPTEDRFLMDEREMRDQIATLLGGRSAEEIVFGSITTGAANDLQRATDLAERMVTTYGMSKVLGPLAYERGSQNNFLGENMMNPRRMVSDETAQAIDAEVKEIVETAHDQAIAILRANRDLLETISQKILDTEVIEGEELQGFLNQAVKPEAQISA, from the coding sequence ATGAGCATCAAAGACAACCCCCCCTCTCGAACGAGGCAAATTGGCTCCATTTTGTTGTGGCTGACGGGACTTTTTTTCCTGGTGAATGCCTTTTTCCCTAATTTGTTTGGTGATCCGACTCCCCAGGTGCCCTACAGTCTCTTTATCAATCAAGTAGAAGATGGTCAGGTGGCCCGTGCTTCCGTTGGCGATCGCGAAATTCGTTACCAACTCAAAGCCGAAGGGGAAGAACAGCAGGGAACAATTCTCCGCACAACCCCCATTTTTGACCTCGATCTCCCCAAACGTCTCGAAGCCAGTGGCGTTGAATTTGCCGCGCCCCCCCCAAAAAATAATTTCTTCGGCAATATCTTGGGTTGGGTGATCCCGCCAATTATTTTTGTCTTAATCTGGCAATTTTTCATTGGTCGCAGTGCTGGCGGTGCCGGTGGAGCAGGGGGAGCGCTCTCTTTTACCCGCAGCAAAGCGAAAGTTTATGTCGAGGAGGAAGCCACAAAGATTACCTTTGATGACGTGGCTGGTGTCGAGGAAGCGAAAACTGAACTCACAGAAATTGTTGAATTTCTCAAAACTCCCCAACGTTACACGGCGATCGGTGCCAAAATTCCCAAGGGGGTATTGTTGGTCGGCCCTCCGGGAACCGGTAAAACCCTCATGGCGAAGGCCGTTGCTGGCGAAGCTGGCGTGCCATTCTTTAGCATCTCTGGCTCTGAATTTGTCGAACTTTTTGTTGGGGCTGGGGCGGCTCGGGTGCGGGATCTCTTTGAACAAGCCAAGAAAAAAGCGCCCTGTATTATTTTTATCGATGAATTAGATGCCATCGGCAAATCCCGGGCCAGTGGCGGCATGATGGGGGGCAATGACGAACGGGAGCAAACCCTCAACCAGCTCTTAACTGAAATGGACGGTTTCTCGGTGGGAGATGCCACCGTAATCGTGCTGGCAGCAACAAACCGCCCTGAAACCCTTGATCCGGCGTTGCTCCGCCCCGGACGGTTTGACCGCCAGGTCTTAGTGGATCGCCCGGATCTCGGCGGACGTCTAAAAATTCTCGAAATCTACGCCAACAAAGTCCAACTCGACAACGAAGTTAATTTAAAAGAAATTGCCACCCGTACCCCTGGGTTTGCGGGGGCTGATTTGGCCAATCTCGTCAATGAAGCGGCCCTACTGGCGGCCCGCAATAAGCGCGAGAAGGTGACCCAGGCAGATTTTTCAGAAGCGATTGAACGGGTTGTCGCCGGCCTGGAGAAAAAAAGTCGGGTCTTGTCGGATAAGGAGAAGAAAATTGTGGCCTACCACGAAGTCGGTCATGCCCTCGTCGGTGCGTTGCTCCCTGGGGGAGGCCGAGTTGCGAAAATTTCTATTGTGCCCCGTGGGATGGCAGCCTTGGGTTATACCCTACAAATGCCGACGGAAGATCGTTTCTTAATGGATGAACGGGAAATGCGTGATCAGATTGCAACCCTACTCGGAGGCCGCTCAGCAGAGGAAATTGTCTTTGGTTCGATCACCACTGGTGCCGCCAATGATCTGCAACGGGCCACGGATCTCGCCGAACGGATGGTCACCACCTACGGCATGAGTAAAGTCCTCGGCCCCCTCGCCTATGAACGGGGTTCCCAAAATAATTTCCTCGGTGAAAACATGATGAATCCCCGCCGCATGGTCAGTGATGAGACGGCCCAGGCCATCGATGCAGAGGTCAAAGAAATTGTCGAGACAGCCCATGATCAGGCGATCGCCATTTTGCGGGCCAACCGAGATCTACTCGAAACAATCTCCCAAAAAATCCTCGATACAGAGGTCATCGAAGGAGAAGAACTCCAAGGCTTCTTAAACCAAGCCGTCAAACCTGAAGCCCAGATTTCGGCCTAG
- a CDS encoding sulfurtransferase, translating to MPRLSSHFITVDQLGDRLDDPNLVIVDCRFRLNDPTWGETQYQQGHIPGAYYLHLDRDLSGPVQKHGGRHPLPNPEAFGQLLSRLGIERNRTEVIIYDDFHCAFGARFWWLLKYYGHDKARLLDGGFPAWQNAQRLVSSDIPDFKPGQFEPNLQPQLVMNRQDLLIATDNQRLVIDARDGDRYLGKLEPIDPIAGHIPGALNVPWKQVTDAQGFAQSPEAQQALWKNLSPEQEIVLYCGSGVTACVNWLSLELTGHHNLKLYPGGWSDWCSYLAP from the coding sequence ATGCCCCGTTTGTCTTCCCATTTCATCACTGTTGATCAATTGGGCGATCGCCTAGATGATCCCAACCTTGTGATTGTGGATTGTCGTTTCCGACTGAATGACCCGACCTGGGGGGAAACGCAATACCAGCAAGGTCATATTCCGGGGGCTTATTACCTGCACCTCGACCGGGATCTCTCTGGCCCCGTCCAAAAACATGGGGGGCGGCATCCCCTACCTAATCCTGAAGCCTTTGGGCAGTTGCTTTCTCGCCTCGGCATTGAGCGCAATCGCACCGAAGTGATTATCTATGATGATTTTCACTGTGCTTTTGGGGCGCGGTTTTGGTGGTTGCTCAAATACTATGGCCATGACAAGGCCCGCCTATTGGATGGTGGCTTCCCGGCTTGGCAGAATGCCCAAAGGCTTGTTTCCAGTGACATTCCTGATTTTAAGCCCGGTCAATTTGAGCCAAATTTACAACCCCAGTTGGTTATGAATCGTCAGGATTTACTAATCGCGACGGACAATCAACGGCTGGTGATCGATGCTCGGGATGGCGATCGCTATTTGGGCAAACTTGAACCTATTGATCCGATCGCCGGACATATCCCTGGGGCACTCAATGTCCCATGGAAGCAAGTTACCGATGCCCAAGGGTTCGCCCAATCACCGGAAGCACAGCAAGCCCTCTGGAAAAACCTCTCCCCTGAGCAGGAGATTGTGCTGTATTGCGGCTCCGGGGTCACGGCCTGCGTCAACTGGCTCTCTTTGGAACTTACCGGCCACCATAACCTGAAACTATACCCTGGAGGCTGGAGCGATTGGTGTTCCTATTTAGCCCCCTAG
- the trmB gene encoding tRNA (guanosine(46)-N7)-methyltransferase TrmB: MGRSRVRQHVNPLTDKYQQVFQMPNWSDIFADLTAPLHLDIGCARGRFILEMAQRFPERNFVGVEIREPLVDDANEIRDQLGLKNLHYVFANINTSLQVLLDSLPTATLTWITIQFPDPWFKKKHHKRRVVQPDLVDILAKHTPQKLVLFCQSDVEEVALEMREKFLEHETFVLAHDAFWLQENIFPVPTEREVATANKGEPVYRFLLHKKGTT; encoded by the coding sequence GTGGGGCGATCGCGCGTTCGACAGCATGTCAATCCCTTAACTGATAAGTATCAACAGGTGTTTCAAATGCCAAATTGGTCAGACATTTTTGCTGATCTGACAGCCCCTTTACATCTTGATATTGGTTGTGCGCGGGGGCGGTTTATTTTAGAGATGGCCCAGCGGTTTCCAGAACGTAATTTTGTTGGCGTAGAAATCCGCGAACCCCTAGTAGACGATGCCAACGAAATCCGGGATCAACTGGGGCTGAAAAATCTCCACTATGTTTTTGCGAATATCAATACCTCCCTCCAAGTGCTGTTGGACTCCTTACCGACGGCAACCTTAACTTGGATCACGATTCAATTTCCCGATCCTTGGTTTAAGAAAAAGCACCACAAACGCCGGGTTGTGCAACCAGATTTAGTTGATATTTTGGCGAAACATACGCCCCAAAAGCTGGTTTTATTTTGCCAGTCGGATGTAGAAGAAGTTGCTTTGGAAATGAGAGAAAAGTTTCTGGAGCATGAAACCTTCGTCCTCGCCCATGATGCGTTTTGGCTGCAAGAGAATATATTTCCAGTGCCGACGGAACGGGAAGTCGCCACGGCCAATAAAGGCGAGCCTGTCTACCGTTTTCTCTTACACAAAAAAGGCACTACATAA
- a CDS encoding Mrp/NBP35 family ATP-binding protein, protein MADTQAILAALRPVQDPELQKSLVDLNMIRNVSVENGTVKFTLVLTTPACPLKEFIVEECKNAVLPLPGVNAVDVEVTAETPQQKALPSQQGIDNVKNIIAISSGKGGVGKSSVAVNVAIALAQTGAKVGLLDADIYGPNVPNMMGIGEVEIKVDKTGGQDILQPEFNHGVKLVSMAFLIDPDQPVIWRGPMLNGIIRQFLYQVNWGELDYLIVDMPPGTGDAQLTMAQAVPMAGAVIVTTPQTVSLLDSRRGLKMFQQMGVNVLGIVENMSYFIPPDLPDRQYDLFGSGGGEKTANELDVPLLGCIPLEIALREGGDTGVPIVVAQPESASAKALVSIAKAIAAKVSVAALA, encoded by the coding sequence ATGGCTGATACCCAAGCAATTCTGGCTGCCCTCCGTCCCGTTCAAGATCCTGAGCTTCAAAAAAGCCTGGTGGATCTCAATATGATCCGCAATGTCTCTGTGGAGAATGGCACGGTGAAATTTACCCTGGTGCTGACCACACCCGCTTGCCCCCTCAAAGAATTTATCGTCGAGGAGTGCAAAAATGCTGTGCTGCCTTTACCTGGGGTCAATGCCGTAGATGTGGAAGTTACCGCCGAAACCCCGCAACAAAAGGCGCTGCCTAGCCAACAGGGCATTGATAATGTCAAAAACATCATTGCCATCTCCAGCGGCAAAGGGGGCGTTGGTAAAAGTAGTGTTGCAGTGAATGTGGCGATCGCCCTGGCCCAAACTGGCGCAAAAGTCGGCCTCTTGGACGCGGATATCTACGGGCCAAATGTGCCGAACATGATGGGCATTGGCGAAGTAGAGATTAAGGTCGATAAAACAGGCGGCCAAGATATTCTCCAGCCAGAATTTAACCATGGGGTCAAACTGGTTTCCATGGCATTTTTAATTGATCCGGATCAACCGGTGATTTGGCGGGGGCCGATGCTCAATGGCATCATTCGTCAGTTTCTCTACCAAGTGAACTGGGGAGAGCTAGATTATCTCATCGTTGACATGCCCCCCGGTACTGGTGATGCCCAACTAACGATGGCCCAGGCGGTACCCATGGCCGGTGCTGTCATTGTCACCACTCCCCAAACCGTTTCTCTCTTAGACTCCCGTCGGGGCCTCAAGATGTTCCAGCAAATGGGAGTTAATGTGCTGGGAATTGTTGAAAATATGAGCTACTTTATCCCGCCGGATCTGCCAGATCGCCAATATGATCTGTTTGGTTCTGGGGGCGGCGAAAAGACTGCAAACGAGCTAGATGTACCTCTCCTCGGCTGCATCCCCCTAGAAATTGCGCTCCGGGAAGGGGGCGATACTGGGGTACCGATTGTGGTCGCCCAACCGGAATCTGCTTCGGCCAAGGCTCTGGTCTCCATTGCTAAGGCGATCGCCGCAAAGGTTTCTGTGGCTGCCCTGGCCTAA
- the bchM gene encoding magnesium protoporphyrin IX methyltransferase yields the protein MTSSLNDKTIVKDYFNAKGFDRWRRIYGDGDVNKVQADIRVGHQQTIDKVVAWLKADQNLNLRSICDAGCGVGSLSIPLMEAGARSIYASDISEKMVGEAQERAAKIFGNTPNLKFETKDLESISGKYNTVICLDVLIHYPTEDAAKMIAHLASLSEDRLILSFAPKTFWLTILKKIGEFFPGPSKTTRAYQHKEQDIRQILIDNGFAIARTEMTSTRFYYSRLLEAVRLR from the coding sequence ATGACCTCCTCCCTCAATGACAAAACCATCGTCAAAGATTATTTCAATGCCAAGGGCTTTGACCGTTGGCGACGCATCTATGGTGATGGGGATGTCAACAAAGTCCAGGCTGATATCCGCGTCGGGCACCAACAAACCATTGATAAAGTGGTGGCTTGGCTCAAGGCCGATCAAAATCTCAACCTCAGAAGCATTTGTGACGCTGGCTGTGGGGTTGGTAGTCTCAGTATCCCGCTGATGGAGGCTGGTGCGCGCTCGATCTACGCCAGCGATATTTCTGAAAAAATGGTTGGTGAAGCCCAGGAACGGGCCGCAAAAATCTTTGGCAACACCCCTAATCTCAAGTTTGAGACCAAAGATCTTGAAAGCATCAGCGGCAAATACAACACGGTAATTTGCTTAGATGTGCTGATTCACTACCCCACCGAGGATGCGGCAAAAATGATTGCCCACTTGGCCTCCCTCAGTGAAGATCGCTTGATTCTCAGTTTTGCGCCAAAAACGTTTTGGCTGACGATCCTCAAAAAAATTGGTGAATTTTTCCCTGGCCCCAGTAAGACCACCCGTGCTTACCAACATAAGGAACAGGATATCCGCCAAATCTTAATTGATAACGGTTTTGCGATCGCCCGCACCGAAATGACCAGCACCCGTTTTTATTATTCTCGCCTGTTGGAAGCAGTCCGCCTCCGGTAA
- a CDS encoding CYTH domain-containing protein, whose protein sequence is MPQEIERKFLVIGDRWRDLAPGIPYRQGYLQRTPEKTVRVRIAGEQAFLTIKGKTEGIRRLEFEYPIPLIEALEMLEHLGDRPQIEKIRYRIPLDNFLWEVDEFLGENQGLILAEIELTTADQVFPKPNWIGPEVSHEPRYYNANLVSYPYCQWSPTEQSP, encoded by the coding sequence ATGCCCCAAGAAATCGAACGAAAGTTTCTCGTGATTGGCGATCGCTGGCGGGATCTCGCCCCGGGGATTCCCTATCGTCAAGGCTATCTCCAACGAACCCCCGAAAAAACAGTGCGGGTGCGCATTGCCGGAGAGCAGGCTTTTTTGACGATTAAAGGTAAAACCGAAGGGATCAGGCGCTTGGAATTTGAATATCCGATTCCCCTAATTGAAGCCTTAGAGATGCTAGAACATCTTGGCGATCGCCCCCAGATTGAAAAAATTCGCTACCGCATTCCCCTCGATAATTTCCTCTGGGAAGTCGATGAATTTCTCGGCGAGAACCAAGGCTTAATCCTGGCGGAAATTGAACTCACCACTGCCGATCAAGTCTTCCCAAAACCCAATTGGATTGGCCCTGAAGTGAGCCACGAGCCCCGCTATTACAATGCCAATCTTGTTAGCTATCCCTACTGTCAATGGTCCCCCACAGAACAATCCCCCTAG
- a CDS encoding PP2C family protein-serine/threonine phosphatase, whose amino-acid sequence MPQILVIDDDLAMRVLLERTLKRKGYQVTTASDGKTGLDLAIATQPDLIISDWMMPEMNGIEVCQAVKQHPDLSTTFFILLSALDAVEDKVMGLDAGADDFLCKPISSHELEARVRSGLRICRLTQDLTAQKRALESELAEAAQYVKSLLPDPLYRDHLRIDSCFIPSSQLGGDGFDYFWLSPQELVFYLLDVSGHGLKAALPSISILNLLRSRNKTKGLDYRSPQAVLNHLNRTCQFLEQQEQYFTMWYGVYDVDDRIVTYACAGHPPAVLVKPNTGEPPQLLKAQGFPIGMLPPDLSVYEEHSLYLPFNSRLYLFSDGVYENTAAINHKQQWNLFLNFLQRFQGDSLQPLVKSIGDRLHQNHLEDDFSLLRLTL is encoded by the coding sequence ATGCCTCAGATTCTTGTCATTGATGATGACCTTGCGATGCGGGTTCTCTTAGAACGGACCCTCAAGCGTAAGGGTTATCAAGTCACCACTGCGAGTGATGGCAAAACGGGATTGGACTTGGCGATCGCCACCCAGCCCGATCTCATCATTTCCGATTGGATGATGCCGGAAATGAACGGCATTGAAGTCTGCCAAGCCGTGAAACAACATCCCGACCTGTCAACTACTTTTTTTATTTTGTTGAGTGCCCTCGATGCCGTTGAAGATAAGGTAATGGGTTTAGATGCAGGAGCCGATGATTTTCTCTGTAAACCCATTAGTAGCCACGAACTAGAAGCTAGGGTTAGATCTGGCCTGCGGATTTGTCGTCTCACCCAGGATTTGACTGCCCAGAAACGCGCCTTAGAGTCGGAACTGGCCGAGGCGGCCCAATACGTTAAATCCCTCTTGCCAGACCCCCTCTATCGAGATCACTTACGGATCGATAGCTGTTTTATTCCCTCCTCTCAATTAGGGGGTGATGGCTTTGATTATTTTTGGCTGAGTCCCCAGGAATTGGTGTTTTATCTCTTGGATGTGTCGGGCCATGGCCTCAAAGCGGCGCTTCCTTCCATTAGCATTTTGAACCTACTGCGATCGCGGAATAAGACCAAAGGCCTCGATTACCGTAGCCCCCAGGCTGTTTTGAATCACCTCAACCGCACCTGTCAATTTCTTGAACAGCAAGAACAATATTTCACCATGTGGTACGGGGTTTATGACGTGGATGACCGGATCGTCACCTATGCTTGCGCAGGCCATCCCCCAGCGGTGCTAGTGAAACCCAATACCGGTGAACCGCCACAATTGCTGAAAGCCCAGGGGTTTCCCATTGGGATGTTGCCCCCCGACCTCAGTGTCTATGAAGAACACAGCCTTTATCTGCCGTTTAATTCCCGTTTGTATCTGTTTAGTGATGGGGTCTATGAAAATACGGCGGCGATCAACCACAAGCAGCAATGGAATCTTTTTTTGAACTTCCTACAGCGGTTCCAGGGCGATTCTCTCCAGCCCCTGGTCAAAAGTATTGGCGATCGCCTCCACCAAAATCACCTCGAAGACGACTTTTCACTCCTCCGTTTGACCCTCTAG
- a CDS encoding SufE family protein: MPRTLPANLEKIVSRFKRKTDPKQKYQQLLWYANKLEPMVDSEKNANNKVHGCVSQVFITADYEAGKVTYHGDSDAQLVKGLVGLLITGLNGLSPAEILAIAPDFIEETGLNVSLTPSRANGFYNIFKMMQKKAKGFEVGLEASSNS, translated from the coding sequence ATGCCTAGAACGTTGCCTGCTAACCTCGAAAAAATCGTCAGTCGGTTTAAGCGAAAAACAGATCCCAAGCAAAAATATCAACAGCTTTTGTGGTACGCCAATAAGCTCGAACCCATGGTCGACAGCGAAAAAAATGCCAATAATAAAGTCCATGGTTGCGTTTCCCAGGTCTTCATTACAGCAGACTACGAAGCGGGCAAAGTGACTTACCATGGGGATTCTGACGCCCAACTCGTGAAAGGATTGGTAGGACTGTTGATTACCGGTTTAAATGGTTTATCTCCCGCCGAGATCCTGGCGATCGCCCCGGACTTTATCGAAGAAACAGGTCTTAATGTGAGCCTGACGCCGTCCCGGGCCAACGGTTTTTACAACATTTTTAAAATGATGCAAAAAAAAGCCAAGGGCTTCGAAGTGGGGTTGGAAGCGAGTTCCAACTCATAA
- a CDS encoding ABC transporter ATP-binding protein, whose product MRINCAIAQQKSMIEIHNLSKVYGQGDTQIYALKQVELSIQAGEYCSIMGASGSGKSTLMNIIGCLDQPTSGDYFLDGQNVATLSDRQLATIRNRNIGFVFQQFHLLPQMSALENVVLPMVYGNVPPQERRDRAVAALTKVGLGSRLYNRPNQLSGGQQQRVAIARAIVNRPLLLLADEPTGALDSRTTQEILELFQTLHDDGMSVVMVTHETEVARQTKRIIWLRDGRITHPNLSPAEMIQVAMAPST is encoded by the coding sequence ATGAGGATCAACTGTGCGATCGCCCAACAAAAATCAATGATCGAAATCCATAATCTCTCTAAGGTCTACGGCCAAGGGGACACTCAAATCTATGCCCTCAAACAGGTAGAACTCAGCATCCAAGCCGGAGAATACTGCTCCATTATGGGGGCGTCGGGTTCCGGCAAATCAACCCTGATGAATATCATTGGTTGCCTCGATCAGCCCACCAGTGGTGATTATTTCCTCGATGGTCAGAATGTTGCCACCCTCAGCGATCGCCAACTGGCCACCATTCGGAATCGCAACATTGGGTTTGTTTTCCAGCAATTTCATCTCTTACCCCAGATGAGCGCCCTCGAAAATGTCGTTTTGCCGATGGTCTATGGCAATGTCCCCCCCCAGGAACGGCGCGACCGGGCCGTCGCTGCTTTGACTAAAGTGGGTTTGGGCAGTCGTCTCTATAATCGTCCCAACCAACTCTCCGGAGGGCAACAACAACGGGTGGCGATCGCCAGGGCGATTGTGAACCGACCATTGCTGCTGCTAGCGGACGAACCCACCGGCGCTTTAGACTCCCGGACAACCCAAGAAATTTTAGAGTTATTTCAAACCCTCCATGACGATGGCATGAGCGTGGTGATGGTCACCCACGAAACGGAAGTGGCCCGGCAAACGAAGCGGATTATCTGGCTCCGGGATGGCCGGATTACGCACCCGAACCTAAGCCCTGCGGAAATGATCCAAGTGGCCATGGCTCCAAGCACCTAA